The genomic region ATGCAGAACATCAGTGGAAGTGACACTGTTAACTTGAATTGTCTCCATCAAATAAACggaataatgtaaatataatgtGGCGATCGGTCTGATGATCAGACACATTGTAACCAAACGTCCAGGTGAACCAAGcttgtcgtcatggtaacttgTCTGCATCTCTCTACAGGTGGGAAGTGGTGGCTGCTGGACAATGGCATCCTTAACATCACCAGCATCGAGTTTGCGGACCGCGGGAAGTACACGTGCATGGCATCCAACGTGCACGGCAGCTCGAACTGCACGGTGACGCTGCGTGTCGTCTTCACCAACGGCGACATGGGCGTGTACTACATGGTGGTCTGCCTGGTGaccttcaccatcatcatggCACTTAACATCACGCGCCTCTGCATGATGAGCAGCCACCTGAAGAAGACGGAGAAAGCCATCAATGAGTTCTTCCGCACCGAGGGTGCAGAGAAGCTCCAGAAGGCCTTCGAGATTGCCAAGCGGATCCCCATTATCACCTCGGCCAAGACGCTGGAGCTTGCCAAGGTCACGCAGTTCAAGACGATGGAGTTTGCGCGGTACATCGAGGAGCTGGCTCGCAGCATCCCACTGCCGCCACTCATCATGAACTGCCGCACATTCATGGAGGAGATCCTGGAGGTGGTCGGCGTGGAGGAGATGAGGCACACCTTCCTCAGACAGGCGCCGGAAGGACACAGCGAGGTGATAGGCAGGGTGCCCTCCATCGGGGCGAGGGACGTCTTCACCATCCTGCAGGAGAGGGAGCGGGAGAGGGAGCGCAGCGAATCCCCGGCCGCCGATTCGGACAACTCCTCCGTTCACGAACAGCCGCAGCACATCGCCATCCAGGTGTCAGTCCACCCACCGCTCGCCATCGGCATAGAGGCACCGCCGCAGCCTGAGGcctccccctcttcccctcctccgcCTTCCTCTCCATCGCTGACTCCGGTTCACCACGAGGAGCAGCccgaggtggaggaggagaaagaggaggtggTAGCGGAGGAGGCGGTAGTGGAGGAGGCGGTAGCGGAGGAGCAGAGCGCTGAACGGGCTTCACCCGAGCCGGTGGCGAATAACGTCACTCCGTGTCAGGTGATATACGAGAGCCATGTGTGACGACAACAACACACCGACGAGGGGCGACGAGGGGTTATCCTGCTATGCATTTCAACTTGAAGACAACAAATAAgtcataacaaaaaaaaacaatcaacattTAAAATCTTTATCGACTGAAACACGGAGAAGAAAATCATAAAGTTTGTCGACAGCTgagcgttttttttttccttcatgcTTGAATGTAAACGGGAGGAGTAATCAATCAATACGATACTAATGTAACAAGCAAAGAATTGTAACAGAGAGAGATTTTTGACAACTtacaagaagaggaggaggaataagaAGAGTTTTTAATTTCTCACCGTGTTCAGAGGTGTTTTTTCGACTTTGAACTCCAGAAATATGCCTCAAGCCTCGGTCTTCACGCTGttttccaaaaaacaaacaaaacgcCACGAGAGCCGAGCTTCCTTCATCCGCTCAATAAACTCACATCCTGTTACTGTTCGTGTGTCAACTCCTGAAAAAAGAGATCCTCACTCCTCAATCACAGTTTCATGATTGTACCGGCTGCTGTATTTCTACTTaacgaaaaaaaacaaacacttaaaTTCAGCCAGGTGGcgctctgtgcgtgtgtgtgtacgatgTATTTCACACTTGTTAGTTTTTATCAGGTTCATTGAGGAATATTTTTAAGAgtagtattatattattaccCACAGTGGtgtgattttagttttttgttttttcagctagttttaaaagcactttttaaaaagaactgTTTGTCTTGAGGATTAGCTTCTTTTCCTCCTGTTGTGctgttatagtttttttttttcattctttaaatttcatttaattCCTGATTTGATCTCGGCATCGTCTCGCTTTCCCCGCAGAAGCTTTATAAACGGTGATAGTTGCATTTCTGCTGCATGTGAAAGTAAAGTGGATATTTGGAGATTGTTAAACATCATTTCTTTCTCTGGGACATAGAAAAAGGACTTTTtggtctttttctctttttcttttgcttcttGGGTGACGGTCCGGTTGGAAATTAACTGGACGCTGCTCTGCTTTTTCTGGTGCTCCTGtgatgcatcttttttttgtagtggaataaaaatggaaagtgctgtgtaaaaaaaaaaatcattcatttaatCAATTTCACACATTTAACTGGCTATAAATGTCTGCTATTCCCACATACATCTCTGTCAGCTATCACTTGTAATATCTCCTTagtattaataaatattttaaggAATTTTCAATCTATCTAACATgaagttttatgtgttttggtCGCTATCTGTCCTCTAAAATGAAAAGTGGGGTAGCCAAAGAACAAATGAGCTAAGTATAAAAGCCAAGATACACTGATAACGGGCTCTTATTTCTCTCTCCAGTGTCCTCATGAGGTGTATTAATAATGTAAGCCAGACTCCTTTCTGTCGTGGCGGTGGTCGCCATGGTTACAGGACCGTCTGTCCTGAGGAGACACAAACGGTGAGGGAGGAAATGTGATTTCCTGACCTCCTGGGGGAGAACGAGCTTAtcggaggaagaaaaaaacaccaatgCAGAGCGTAAAATCTGCAAAATGTATGTGGGATGTTTTTGTGGAAGCGTATCTCCAACAAAAGCAgtctatgtaaaaaaaaaaaaagacataaataaaagataatctGAAGTTGACGGCTGTCAGACGCATGAATGATAGATGAGCTGTAACCGGACACACGAAGAGGACACACAGCGTTCTTTCAAGCTTTCGTCTCTGTCCGACTTATAAACTGATCTGAGCTTTTAtttggtatgcatttttaatttctcctacATATTTGTAATGAGTAGGACCTGATACGTAAAAAAAACTAAGCAtcgtctttgaacaggaagtagttttaaaaaaagataatgtcCTCATATGGGGGACATTTTAATGTATAACAATGAATTCACcagtacaaaacaaacattaatctCCTTACACTTACACCAACGATAAAGTCCCAATGTTCTCAAATGAGTACTTCCTGATTAGCTGTGTCGTATCTTGTTGCTATTGCTAAAGTTAGTCAACTTTGTATCAAACTACCaacattattaagcataaataaactgTTTTCGGCCATAACATTTGATAAGTTTTGTACCTGGTCTACTTTTGTCTGGAGATCAGCTATTGATTGACTCAGCCAAGATACTGACATTCTGTTTTTACACAGATTAATGTATTGTACTTTTGTGACCATGAGGCAGAACAAATGTGAAGGaggtcaacaggtcaaagttaagcagaatgaagtataaggtccagTAAACCCAAAATATAATGTCCCCATTTGAGGACGCAGGGTCAAAGGAGATTAAAGGACTAGTGTAAAAAATGTAGGTAGATCTGTTAGGTAGGAATTTAATTTactattcataagtatgttttaatcagtttataatcacctgaaaataataaGAACGAGCCTTTGTACCTACAGACGGAGCAGGTTTTCTTCCACGGAGACATGGAggtataaagagaactggatcAGAGGCGGACCCTttcattcctatgaaagctGCTTAGTGGAACACAAAGCTAAAAAAatattcttctgttttttccctcttccaCATTACTGGGCCAGCTACTTAatggtttattttcacatttgtaaaatataaatcagagaggaaaaagtaaaataaaactaaaaaggtGCAGGGAGGTAGAAACCCATTATGGGCTTATCCTAAAACGTCACCTATAagatataaaacacaataacaatgcaaagtaaaatatcaaaaactacTACTAGCTACTTCTAGTTTAGCCCTCTGGATATCTGAAATCACTACGTTTACTATACAGTGCTCTACATATACCATCCGccttttatttgtgtgtctgaatgCTGATTGTGTTTATATCTTAATATTCACTGTTATTTTGCCCTCAAATATTCAACAAtgggaagagaaaaaagttcATTCTGCTAACAGTCCTCAAGACGtgaaaaatacatataatacgAAACAAAATTATGACGATTAGTTAGAGTCTGAAATCTTGAGGAAAAGTCTTTCTGGGCCTAATAGCGTCACGTGaagttgtaattacacagttcGGCCACTAAAATTAGCTTCAAAGCACGGCGCTCTTTCTGGAGGCTTACAGAAAGGCCgctatgtttctacagtagcccaaaatggacaaaccaaataaTGTCTCTAGAGAGAGAATTCATAAGTGTTCAGCCTCCTTCATGCTCGAGAGATCGGGATTAATGGGCataggggtattcagttggttgtaatctgcaacctcaccgctAGATGGTGCTAAATCCTTCACACTATGGTTTGTGTCTGCAGACATCTTCCTCATCCATCTCTTTATCTTAACCCTCTCTTAAGCACTTCCACCCCTCGTAAAACTTGAAAAAGATCCAGTCGTTTTGTCGTGAAAAAACAAATTAGACACAGACACCGGAACCTGTGCAACTTgaatcttttatctttttaatttaaaacaaaattttaatctttacatattttgttttaaatgtacaatcaaacaatcaatGTAATCATACAtaaaattcttcttcttcataataataataataataatgcacaaCTCTATCGACACTACccataacttaaaaaaaaaaacagcaaaaagaaaaaaaaaaggaaaaaacatcgAGATCAGTATGAAATACAATGTTAGGCAACACCACTGGTTAACAAAGACGATGTTCTTCTCCCCGTCGACCCACAGCGGGACAGTCACTGCAACACAAGATGAACCCaaccttcctctcactctcacacacgcacgcgcacacacacatccatctgCCACCACTCTTCAGGTAAGGTGCtactgtttgtctctctttgcTCCACCGTCTCCCCCGTCACttcatttcttccctccatcatcatcttctcctTCGACAGTTTTATAACACATCGCCTGACGTGCTCTGAAGGTGATAAAATGGGAGCggcaggtgtgtttttttttcctggctgTGGAATGAAAAGACGGAGCGTGCAAagcctaaaaaaagaaaaaaaaaaaactttgccAGGCACTTGGCGAGATTGGACACGCAAGAGCAAAAGTTGCTGGAACCAGAAGCAGATGCAGCCAGatgtttctttttacatttatctcAGTGGTTCTTACTCAGTATTAACATTGGTGTCTGTTCCTTTAGGTACTGTGCAGATGGAAATATCGACCAAAAGAAGAGAGTCAAATTCTGGCTTTTACTAAATTTGGAATTTAAATAATCTTGAGTTGTAATTTGTAAACTagtttttgtgtaatttatcTTTTTGATGTTTGAATTGTAGTGATTTTGTTGGTGCCACCTGGACAGAGGGATGTCAAATAAGTAATAATGTTATTTGTTGTAGTGTGTGATTTGTCATTTTGCTCTTAATGCCaaataaatttaattaaattcctTCTATGTCAGTGGTTCCTGACCTCCATATTGGGGTATTAAAGATTGAAgggattaaaataaacacacatcacCTCCCCCTACTTTCCTCTATTGTATGCTTTTCTCTTGTGAAATGTTTCAggccttttaaaaaatctttctaATTAAGGGTATTTATAACCAATATACGGTGAGTTACATAGTAAATTATCTACAAAAATCATTTGAGAAACCATTTGTGGATAAAATAACCAGATGGAGTTTTTGGCTAACAGTTTACAGATCAAGTTACTTCATCATATTGGcacaaaaatcataaataaaactCCAATATCACCACTAAGCCATCTTGCCCTTTTATTTGCAACAAATTAAAACAGCATGGAGTCCCAAAATAAATCAGAGGGGGGTCAAAAGATGATTAATTACTGTTTCCAACTTCTCTCTAattctcttgtttttcttggcAACATTTTCTCAGATATGTTCACCTCTGCAGGACCctaaaaaacacttcaaatagTCAGAACCTGTTGATGCTGCCACAAGCCAAAAATGATGAGAACCGTTGCTCCTCAGAGgtcaaaagataaaatatgagTGGTCATGAGATCATTAACaatacagaaaatgtgtgtgtgtgagtctgaatTTTCTTGAGAAATACTAATAGTAGAAAATGCAACCTGTGATTAAAGGCCAAGAGGGGACATGAGACAGAAAAGTAAGGAACCACTGAGTGATCCAATCATATTTTAATCATGCTGGGTCTTCATTTGTAAGTTAGTGTCATGTGTGGAATAAAGATAAAGTTTAAGCTCTTTAACttgctggttccagcttctcctcCAAGCTgaagattttctgctttttctgtttttctaaagattgtaaattatacatttttctttgtatttttcgGCAGCAAACTGAACTTTATGAATATTTGACTTTTGGACGGTTAGCTGGACAGAACAGGAGATTTAAAGACATCGCCTTTTTAATCATGAAACTCAATCgatcattaaaataatagtGCAGTTTTGAGCCCAACACTTCATCTCTCACCAATCCTGCAGGTtcaatcaaacacaaacaactaCTGTAAAACACTTTATCAATCAAAGCGTGATGTTAACGAGGGCGTAAATAtgtaaaatctttgtttttcagtgtctgGACTCAGATCAATGCTTCCAAAGACGGATCGAGTGTTAAAATAATATCTGTCGGGGTCTAacgagaggaaggaagtctctcctctgataataaactgagaaaaatataaaatccaacagtCAGCAGTttattttttggggtttttcttGAAAATATAAGACGTTATTTCCCTCAGACGTGGACagattcacacaaaaaaaaaaagaagtcaagtTGTAGCATCGTCACCATCTTTCATCTCCTCGGCAATTATTTTAACGGATTCTCTTAAAACAGTGCAGATTtccagttttatatttttttgtttcaagccatataaaaagttaattgaTTATAGCAAGATCAATAGTCTAAAAGTAGCAAGAGTAATAGTTTGAGAAGAAAAAGGATTTAACTTGTAACAGAGTACACAGAAGAACTCAAGCCTGgacactttttcctttttttttctttctttctttttttttttaacttcgcCCGCTTTCACGCTGAATGAATGAACGGGACGGGAGTCGATAGGTGTGTGTCCTcctctgacaaacacacacacgcacacacacacacacacgcacacgcacacgcacacacacgcacacacacacacacacacacacacacacacacacacacacacacacacacacacacacacacacacacacacacacacacacacacagctcaagCTGGCTCAGAAGTGAAAGCACGCACTCACAAAAAGGTCTtaactttttcacttttttttccttctgaaaGGGAACATTGTTTGTTCTTGAAATACAGtacccatctgtctctctgtcgcacatacacatacacacacatacacacacatacacacacacattaaagacCCAACGTGCACtcggggggggggcgagggagCAGCCATGTGTGCCATGACACGATCTTGAGATGCTGCCATGTGTTCGGGGATGTGGAGCAGGTGGCGGGTTCCTCTCCGTTCCCGTGGTAACCTGGCTGGAATGTAGTAGCGCTAGAGACGCAcacgttctcacacacacacacacactcacatgtatTTCACAGGTAAACAATGCTTAAATCTGGGAGGACGGACAGGTCTGCTGTGTGTGCGGGGAGTTAGGGGGGGTGAGTTTCTTTTTCCAAAAACAGGAGCCTGGAGGTTTTCAAGGTCCCTCATCGCATCCCTCATCAGCGGTTCattctgacctttgaccccagcCAGGCAAAAACATCCTTCACCACCACCACGACCTCAGCGCTCAGTGGCGACGGGACAAGGGGTGAGGCACATGAAGAGTGCAAATGAGTGTATCtttacaggttgtgtgtgtgtgtgtgtgtgtgtgtgtgcggacaAGCCAGAGCATGCATGTCTGTTTCAGGGGAGAGGGGTGTGTGCAAGtgcaaaaagtgtgtgtgtgggtgtgtgtgagtgtgggtgtgtgtgtaaaaagtgcATTCCTCATGTGTGTGCCTTTGACCCGTGACCTCCTTGTGTGTCCTCAGCAGCCAGAACGGTaatcaagtcttttttttcccctctcatgGCCCGATTTAgtcttttgggggggggggccaCAGTCAGTCAGCGAGGTTCAGGGGTctacaaaactgaaaaaactaaaaagaaaacaaggtcCGTGTGTCAGAGATTGGAGCCGTTCAGGAGGCGCactccctcttcctccacctcttcctcctcctcctcgctgtcGTCTCCCCCTCCCGCCCAGCCGTCCTGGAAGGAGCGGATCAGTTGAACATGATGGACTCGGGATCTTGGTTTGCCATTTGAGCCATGTGACGAAGGATATCTTTTTTTGTGATAATACCAAGAAGTCGCCTGCAGGGGgagacaaaggagagaagaggagaggaaagaaaaaaagaggttatgacagtgaggaggaggagggtctgCAGCTGGagtaaaaggagagaaaacaaacgTCATGTTCTTGTTGGCAAGTTTTGTCCGATTTGGCGAGGAAGTCTtcaatcagagagagagaagcacgtGGTTTCAATTTGATTCGATTTTTGGCTCGTAAATTAAATCCCCCCGCCAACAAAAACATGAGTCCCTGAGGAAGCAAAagtcagcaggaggaggtggaggaggaataggaggagggagggagggagtaaccGCAGCAAGGTGGAGTGAAAGCAGGTCAGAAACAGcacccaacccccccaccccactcccCCCACAAGAAGTAGGGTGTCATTTCAGACACTGCACCGGTCCAAAATAAGCTGCTAAGAAACAAAGAGCTGGATCctacaggagggaggagggaggagaggagggggcagGAGGTGGTGAGCAGGATGCTGTGAGAAGTTAGAACCTCTGAGAGGCGGGAAAAGAGGAGACGTCCCCGTCACAGGAGTCATTGAAGAGGAGggatgtggattttttttttaaatttccaggTTATGCAAATCAAGCTCCTGCTTTGgtttttcagctttttatg from Scomber japonicus isolate fScoJap1 chromosome 22, fScoJap1.pri, whole genome shotgun sequence harbors:
- the mfap3l gene encoding microfibrillar-associated protein 3-like produces the protein MTEFPLLWVMHRQSEKMHWTGGCVFLVLVSLIASHTARALSVDTDRNRTENGTVTDSGFVPVVFTKVSQIIAREGSCALIDCNVTGDPLPSIKWFNSHGDCLDTETSGGKWWLLDNGILNITSIEFADRGKYTCMASNVHGSSNCTVTLRVVFTNGDMGVYYMVVCLVTFTIIMALNITRLCMMSSHLKKTEKAINEFFRTEGAEKLQKAFEIAKRIPIITSAKTLELAKVTQFKTMEFARYIEELARSIPLPPLIMNCRTFMEEILEVVGVEEMRHTFLRQAPEGHSEVIGRVPSIGARDVFTILQERERERERSESPAADSDNSSVHEQPQHIAIQVSVHPPLAIGIEAPPQPEASPSSPPPPSSPSLTPVHHEEQPEVEEEKEEVVAEEAVVEEAVAEEQSAERASPEPVANNVTPCQVIYESHV